Proteins from one Embleya scabrispora genomic window:
- a CDS encoding DUF4129 domain-containing protein has translation MTRLALPLLPRDWAPVDIPRDDARDAARDELSRVEYHRDDPNPVRRILDWLFDRLGDLVSRAGDNTPGGFTGLAVIVLVLIGALVLLRLRLGPLRTARRAELPLYGEHGPMPAARHRAAADAHAAAGRWDEAVRERFRAIVRDLEERAVLDVRPGRTADEAAVEGGRALPEVAADLRAAAAIFDDVHYGGRTADRALDDRLRDLDTRCAAARPRAAERIPG, from the coding sequence GTGACCCGACTCGCGCTCCCGCTCCTGCCCCGGGACTGGGCACCGGTGGACATCCCGCGCGACGACGCGCGGGATGCCGCCCGGGACGAGCTGTCCCGGGTCGAGTACCACCGCGACGACCCCAACCCGGTCCGCCGGATCCTGGACTGGCTCTTCGACCGCCTCGGCGACCTGGTCTCCCGGGCGGGCGACAACACCCCCGGCGGCTTCACCGGCCTCGCGGTGATCGTGCTCGTGCTGATCGGCGCGCTCGTCCTGCTGCGGCTGCGGCTGGGGCCCCTGCGCACGGCCCGGCGCGCCGAGTTGCCGCTGTACGGCGAGCACGGCCCGATGCCCGCCGCCCGACACCGCGCGGCGGCCGACGCACACGCCGCGGCCGGCCGCTGGGACGAGGCGGTCCGGGAACGTTTCCGCGCGATCGTGCGGGACCTGGAGGAACGCGCCGTGCTGGACGTACGCCCGGGCCGCACCGCCGACGAGGCCGCCGTCGAGGGCGGCCGGGCGCTGCCCGAGGTCGCCGCGGACCTGCGCGCCGCGGCCGCCATCTTCGACGACGTGCACTACGGCGGCCGGACCGCCGACCGGGCCCTGGACGACCGGCTGCGCGACCTCGACACCCGCTGCGCCGCCGCCCGCCCGCGCGCCGCCGAACGGATCCCCGGATGA
- a CDS encoding response regulator has translation MGEQSVPTRVEHGSAGEPIRVLVVDDHDLFRRGLDIVLAPEPDITVVGEAGDGAEALEAAQDLLPDIVLMDVRMPRRGGIEACTAIKEVAPSTQIIMLTMSEEEADLYDAIKAGATGYLLKEISHGEVASAIRAVADGQSQISPSMAVKLLTEFKSMSRRDDERRLVPAPRLTDREIEVLRLVATGRNNRDIAKQLFISENTVKNHVRNILEKLQLHSRMEAVVYAMREKILEIGD, from the coding sequence GTGGGTGAACAGTCTGTTCCGACCCGCGTGGAGCACGGCTCAGCGGGCGAACCGATTCGCGTGCTGGTGGTCGACGACCACGATCTGTTTCGCCGGGGTCTGGACATCGTGCTCGCGCCGGAGCCGGACATCACGGTGGTCGGCGAGGCCGGGGACGGCGCCGAGGCGCTGGAGGCCGCGCAGGACCTGCTGCCCGACATCGTCCTGATGGACGTGCGCATGCCCAGACGCGGCGGCATCGAGGCGTGCACCGCGATCAAGGAGGTCGCGCCCAGCACCCAGATCATCATGTTGACGATGAGCGAGGAAGAGGCCGACCTCTACGACGCGATCAAGGCCGGCGCGACCGGATACCTGCTCAAGGAGATCTCGCACGGCGAGGTGGCCTCGGCGATCCGCGCGGTGGCCGACGGGCAGTCGCAGATCAGCCCGTCGATGGCGGTCAAGCTGCTGACCGAGTTCAAGTCGATGAGCCGGCGCGACGACGAGCGCCGCCTGGTGCCGGCGCCGCGGCTGACCGACCGCGAGATCGAGGTGCTGCGCCTGGTGGCCACCGGGCGCAACAACCGCGACATCGCCAAGCAGTTGTTCATCAGCGAGAACACCGTGAAGAACCACGTGCGCAACATCCTCGAGAAATTGCAGCTGCATTCGCGCATGGAGGCCGTGGTCTACGCGATGCGGGAGAAGATCCTGGAGATCGGCGACTGA
- a CDS encoding GNAT family N-acetyltransferase: MEPVEIAAGRFQLRPWNEHDVEVIAGALADASIARRPPVPEDEDPHAWLAAREQRWASGDGPSFAVMDAVSGEVHGHVALWKVSPQWRSAEVGYWTLKSSRGRGVARHGVGALTRWAFGALDLHRLELRHAVANTASCAVANASGYALEGVLRGCLTGFGEEFTDVHLHARLATDT; this comes from the coding sequence ATGGAACCTGTGGAGATCGCGGCGGGGCGCTTTCAGCTCCGGCCCTGGAACGAACACGACGTCGAGGTGATCGCCGGCGCGCTCGCCGACGCGTCGATCGCGCGCCGCCCGCCGGTGCCCGAGGACGAGGATCCACACGCGTGGCTGGCCGCGCGCGAGCAGCGCTGGGCGAGCGGCGACGGGCCCTCCTTCGCGGTGATGGACGCGGTGAGCGGCGAGGTCCACGGCCATGTGGCGCTGTGGAAGGTGTCGCCGCAGTGGCGCTCGGCCGAGGTCGGCTACTGGACCCTGAAGTCCTCGCGCGGCCGGGGAGTGGCCCGGCACGGGGTCGGCGCGCTCACCCGCTGGGCGTTCGGCGCGCTGGATCTGCATCGCCTCGAACTGCGCCACGCGGTGGCCAACACCGCCTCGTGCGCGGTCGCGAACGCGTCGGGATATGCACTCGAAGGAGTACTGCGGGGCTGCCTCACCGGCTTCGGCGAGGAGTTCACCGACGTACATCTGCACGCTCGGCTCGCCACGGACACCTGA
- the hpf gene encoding ribosome hibernation-promoting factor, HPF/YfiA family — translation MDIVVKGRKTEVPERFRKHCVEKLDKIRKLDDKVISVDVEVTKERNPRLAERSDRVEITLNTRGPVIRGEAAASDPYAALDLACARLEAQLRKAADRRRVHHGHRSPVSVGAATAEINHADRLNGAVVASAEDIEAVKNGELRPQPHMAGPIEVDGEGPLVVREKVHAGRPMALDQALYEMELVGHDFYLFIDSSTKWPSVVYRRHGYDYGVIHLKPEDREDGGPQ, via the coding sequence GTGGACATTGTCGTCAAGGGCCGCAAGACCGAGGTACCCGAGCGTTTTCGCAAGCACTGTGTCGAGAAGCTGGACAAGATCCGCAAGCTCGACGACAAGGTGATCAGCGTTGACGTCGAGGTGACCAAGGAGCGGAACCCGCGGCTGGCGGAGCGCTCGGACCGGGTGGAGATCACGCTGAACACGCGTGGCCCCGTCATCCGGGGCGAAGCCGCCGCGTCCGACCCCTACGCCGCACTCGACCTGGCGTGCGCGAGACTCGAGGCACAGTTGCGCAAGGCCGCCGACCGGCGGCGCGTGCACCATGGTCACCGCTCCCCCGTCTCGGTGGGCGCGGCCACTGCGGAGATCAATCACGCCGATCGGCTCAATGGGGCCGTGGTGGCGTCCGCGGAAGACATCGAGGCTGTGAAGAACGGCGAACTGAGGCCCCAGCCGCACATGGCGGGCCCGATCGAGGTGGATGGCGAAGGCCCCCTCGTGGTTCGCGAGAAGGTACACGCCGGGCGTCCGATGGCGCTCGACCAGGCGCTGTACGAGATGGAGTTGGTAGGCCACGACTTCTATCTGTTCATCGATTCGAGCACCAAGTGGCCGAGTGTGGTGTACCGCCGGCACGGCTACGACTACGGTGTGATCCACCTCAAGCCCGAGGACCGCGAGGACGGCGGACCGCAGTAG
- a CDS encoding DUF4350 domain-containing protein: protein MSADTAGPGAPGPAAPDSPAPDSSGISGTAASGPALPAPTPLGRTAEQTWRRLRVPLALVALVVVVVSALVLVQGDRHEGRLDPRSTGKAGSKAVAQLLRARGVEVELVRSADEAERAIRPDTTLVVAYPDLITDAHLARLAAAAPARTVLIRPDQAALTALAPGVRTARDTSGRELDPDCRLPAAQRAGSADVGGGRFDLGPFPAATGCYPYAGLPTLVLAPAGPGRDTVVLGSGTMLTNDRLDAHGNAALALNLLGAHPHLVWYLPGSGELPPADDSLWDLLPAGWRWGAAQLAVAAVLLALWRARRLGPVVTEPLPVVVRAAETVEGRARLYRRGRARDTAAELLRAAAREHLARLLGGDTGEAALTAAITARTDHTSAHVHALLYGAIPESDEALVTLSADLDALIRQVRTT from the coding sequence ATGAGCGCCGACACGGCGGGCCCCGGCGCACCGGGTCCCGCGGCACCGGACTCCCCCGCGCCGGACAGCTCGGGCATCTCCGGCACGGCCGCATCCGGCCCCGCCCTGCCCGCTCCCACACCCCTCGGCCGCACCGCCGAGCAGACCTGGCGCCGCCTGCGCGTCCCGCTGGCCCTGGTCGCCCTCGTGGTGGTCGTCGTCTCCGCCCTTGTACTGGTCCAGGGCGACCGCCACGAGGGCCGCCTCGACCCGCGCTCGACCGGCAAGGCCGGCAGCAAGGCGGTGGCCCAACTGCTGCGTGCCCGAGGCGTCGAAGTGGAGTTGGTCCGCTCGGCCGACGAGGCGGAGCGCGCGATCCGCCCCGACACCACGCTCGTGGTGGCCTACCCCGACCTGATCACCGACGCGCACCTGGCCCGCCTCGCCGCCGCCGCGCCGGCCCGCACCGTGCTGATCCGCCCCGACCAGGCCGCGCTCACCGCGCTGGCCCCCGGCGTACGCACCGCCCGCGACACCTCCGGCCGCGAGCTGGACCCGGACTGCCGGCTCCCGGCGGCGCAACGCGCGGGCAGCGCCGACGTCGGCGGCGGACGCTTCGACCTCGGCCCGTTCCCCGCCGCCACCGGCTGCTACCCGTACGCGGGGCTGCCCACCCTGGTGCTCGCCCCGGCCGGCCCCGGTAGGGACACGGTCGTACTCGGCTCCGGCACCATGCTCACCAACGACCGCCTGGACGCGCACGGCAACGCCGCGCTGGCCCTGAACCTGCTCGGCGCCCACCCGCACCTGGTCTGGTACCTGCCCGGCAGCGGCGAACTCCCACCCGCCGACGACTCGTTGTGGGACCTGCTCCCCGCCGGCTGGCGCTGGGGCGCGGCCCAACTGGCCGTCGCCGCCGTCCTGCTCGCGCTGTGGCGGGCCCGCCGGCTCGGCCCGGTCGTGACCGAACCGCTGCCGGTCGTGGTCCGCGCCGCCGAGACCGTCGAGGGCCGCGCCCGGCTGTACCGCCGCGGCCGGGCCCGGGACACCGCCGCCGAACTGCTCCGCGCCGCCGCCCGCGAACACCTCGCGCGCCTGCTCGGCGGCGACACCGGCGAGGCCGCGCTCACCGCCGCGATCACCGCCCGCACCGACCACACGTCCGCACACGTGCACGCCCTGTTGTACGGTGCGATCCCGGAGAGCGACGAGGCCCTCGTCACCCTGTCCGCCGACCTCGACGCGCTGATAAGGCAGGTACGCACGACGTGA
- a CDS encoding LpqB family beta-propeller domain-containing protein, translating into MRRITPFLALLCVLCALGGCASMPHSGSVREAAKGGTKDQGPEQQVRVFAVPPKPGEQPYGMVAGFLEAVTSDEPDYTTARAYLTPEARAKWVPTREIVVLNTIAKIELVAGADERTYRAEVSGTRVGTVDSRNAYQPEQQVGAPYLATFQLHLGTDNQWRIADLPDGLILSNAEFHRIYRSVNTYWFATSMPLGQDVLVPDPVYLRSRVGLTSALVRQLMNGPTDWLRPVVETAFPAGTEPADRVVSIEDNRTARVQLNRQARLAQGKGCERMAAQLLFTLRQVSGVDSVSITGGGTPMCLLSDDDAAHYDPARAAKTPGPTGYFIAKGGMVNVVPGANGNPPALPGPFGDGTYKVDQIAVSRDQFRRRIAGIDTGGRKLWVGDVDGHGEAQEWLNTAPGSLSSPTWDGRGVLWALDRTRNAEQVLALYEDERRQITKVAVDVEGIPAARITDLRLSSDGVRAALVLNTGQVLVGRVERRVSNGVAAITIAAPRSVLPSLVEVKAISWNGADRLVVLGKEGQGALQPQIVDIDGGISISVASVNGMLHIAAPDGADQPLLADSGEQNIYQLSQGNNWTKVHSGTYPVYPG; encoded by the coding sequence ATGAGGCGGATCACCCCGTTCCTGGCCCTGCTGTGCGTGCTGTGCGCGCTCGGCGGCTGTGCGTCGATGCCGCACAGCGGCAGCGTGCGCGAGGCGGCCAAGGGCGGCACCAAGGACCAGGGCCCGGAGCAGCAGGTACGGGTGTTCGCCGTGCCGCCCAAGCCCGGCGAGCAGCCGTACGGCATGGTGGCCGGCTTCCTGGAGGCGGTCACCAGCGACGAACCCGACTACACCACCGCGCGCGCCTATCTGACCCCGGAGGCCCGGGCCAAGTGGGTGCCCACGCGCGAGATCGTGGTGCTCAACACGATCGCGAAGATCGAACTCGTGGCCGGCGCCGACGAGCGGACCTATCGGGCGGAGGTCTCCGGCACCCGGGTCGGCACCGTCGACAGCCGCAACGCCTACCAGCCCGAACAGCAGGTGGGCGCGCCCTACCTGGCGACGTTTCAACTGCACCTGGGTACCGACAACCAGTGGCGGATCGCCGACCTGCCCGACGGGTTGATCCTGTCCAACGCCGAGTTCCACCGGATCTACCGGTCGGTCAACACCTACTGGTTCGCCACGTCGATGCCGCTGGGCCAGGACGTCCTGGTGCCCGATCCGGTCTATCTGCGCAGCCGGGTGGGGCTGACCTCGGCGCTGGTGCGGCAACTGATGAACGGCCCCACCGACTGGCTGCGGCCGGTGGTGGAGACCGCCTTCCCGGCCGGCACCGAGCCCGCCGACCGGGTGGTGTCGATCGAGGACAACCGCACCGCCCGGGTCCAGCTCAACCGGCAGGCCAGACTCGCGCAGGGCAAGGGCTGCGAGCGCATGGCCGCGCAACTGCTGTTCACGCTGCGCCAGGTCTCGGGGGTGGACTCGGTCTCGATCACCGGCGGCGGCACGCCGATGTGCCTGCTCTCCGACGACGACGCGGCGCACTACGACCCCGCGCGGGCGGCCAAGACGCCCGGGCCCACGGGCTACTTCATCGCCAAGGGCGGCATGGTCAACGTGGTGCCCGGTGCGAACGGCAACCCGCCGGCGCTGCCGGGGCCCTTCGGCGACGGCACCTACAAGGTGGACCAGATCGCCGTCTCGCGGGACCAGTTCCGGCGCCGGATCGCGGGCATCGACACCGGCGGGCGCAAGTTGTGGGTCGGCGACGTGGACGGTCACGGCGAGGCCCAGGAGTGGCTGAACACCGCGCCCGGGTCGCTGTCGAGCCCGACCTGGGACGGCCGCGGCGTGTTGTGGGCGCTGGATCGCACCAGGAACGCCGAGCAGGTGCTGGCACTGTACGAGGACGAGCGGCGCCAGATCACCAAGGTCGCGGTCGACGTGGAAGGCATCCCCGCGGCCCGGATCACCGACCTGCGGTTGTCCTCGGACGGCGTGCGTGCGGCGCTGGTCCTGAACACCGGGCAGGTGCTGGTCGGCCGGGTCGAGCGGCGCGTGAGCAACGGGGTCGCGGCCATCACCATCGCCGCGCCGCGCTCGGTGCTCCCCTCGCTGGTCGAGGTCAAGGCGATCTCGTGGAACGGTGCGGACCGGCTGGTGGTGCTCGGCAAGGAGGGCCAGGGCGCGCTGCAGCCGCAGATCGTGGACATCGACGGCGGCATCTCGATCTCGGTCGCCTCGGTCAACGGCATGCTGCACATCGCCGCGCCGGACGGCGCCGACCAGCCGCTGCTGGCCGACTCCGGCGAGCAGAACATCTACCAGCTGTCCCAGGGCAACAACTGGACCAAGGTGCACAGCGGCACGTACCCGGTCTACCCGGGGTAG
- a CDS encoding phosphoribosyltransferase family protein, with product MIVSGRLAPLFTGISVVIVVDDVCTTGATLAEATRAVRAVGGRVEAAAVVAATARRRGTEQGRRRPGRSDGCPPLRHGAMDGVLRGHCRQGPQDRGTRAFSQALCREAGQDPQARRQGDQR from the coding sequence ATGATCGTTTCGGGCAGGTTGGCGCCCTTGTTTACGGGCATTAGTGTGGTGATCGTCGTCGATGATGTTTGCACCACCGGCGCAACTCTCGCGGAGGCGACCCGTGCGGTCCGAGCCGTGGGAGGGCGAGTCGAGGCGGCGGCCGTGGTGGCCGCGACCGCCCGGCGGCGCGGGACGGAGCAGGGCCGTCGGCGACCTGGTCGGTCGGATGGGTGCCCACCCCTCCGGCATGGCGCAATGGATGGAGTTCTGCGTGGACATTGTCGTCAAGGGCCGCAAGACCGAGGTACCCGAGCGTTTTCGCAAGCACTGTGTCGAGAAGCTGGACAAGATCCGCAAGCTCGACGACAAGGTGATCAGCGTTGA
- a CDS encoding winged helix-turn-helix domain-containing protein, which yields MTSQPTFTPDAELTADEARRIVLAAQGLLGAPDRRAGVLGVLHSLGAVQLDTISTLARSHELVPYSRLGPVGRSTVESAYWSGETAFEYWSHAACVLPMSTWPDFAFRRRHYRGRGHLWGHQVSKESFDTVLGRLRTEGPLTATALGGAKNKGEWWDWSETKIAVERALAFGDVVCVRRDGWKRVYDLPERVVPATLLAEEPDDAECLRRLVRLAGRQLGVATRADLMDQYRLTRAQVDAALPGSGLVPVAVAGWGARAAREGVWADPDALAAPPRGRHRATLLSPFDSLVWDRPRTARVFGGFEHRLEAYVPAAKRVHGYFVMPILVGGRLVGRVDPAREGRTLVARRMSFEAGAAVGERVLAGAADALRAAAGWVGCDDVRIEALDHESTRARLTALLAG from the coding sequence ATGACCTCACAGCCGACCTTCACGCCGGACGCCGAGCTGACCGCCGACGAGGCCCGCCGCATCGTGCTGGCCGCGCAGGGCCTGCTGGGTGCCCCCGATCGCCGGGCGGGCGTGCTCGGCGTGCTGCACTCGCTGGGCGCGGTACAACTCGACACCATCTCCACGCTGGCCCGCTCGCACGAGCTGGTGCCCTACTCGCGGCTCGGCCCGGTCGGCCGCTCCACCGTCGAGAGCGCCTACTGGTCCGGCGAGACCGCGTTCGAGTACTGGTCGCACGCGGCCTGTGTGCTGCCGATGTCGACCTGGCCGGACTTCGCCTTCCGCCGCCGGCACTATCGGGGCCGCGGTCACCTGTGGGGCCACCAGGTGTCGAAGGAGTCGTTCGACACCGTCCTGGGACGCCTGCGCACCGAGGGCCCGCTCACCGCGACCGCGCTCGGCGGCGCCAAGAACAAGGGCGAGTGGTGGGACTGGAGCGAGACCAAGATCGCCGTCGAGCGCGCGCTGGCCTTCGGCGACGTGGTCTGCGTGCGCCGCGACGGCTGGAAGCGGGTGTACGACCTGCCGGAACGTGTGGTCCCGGCGACCCTGCTGGCCGAGGAGCCCGACGACGCGGAGTGCCTGCGCCGCCTCGTGCGCCTGGCGGGCCGCCAGCTCGGGGTGGCCACCCGGGCCGACCTGATGGACCAGTACCGGCTGACCCGGGCGCAGGTCGACGCCGCCCTGCCCGGCAGCGGCCTGGTCCCGGTCGCGGTCGCGGGCTGGGGCGCACGCGCCGCGCGCGAGGGCGTGTGGGCCGACCCCGACGCGCTCGCCGCGCCGCCGCGTGGGCGTCATCGCGCCACCCTCTTGTCGCCGTTCGACTCACTGGTGTGGGATCGCCCGCGCACCGCCCGGGTGTTCGGCGGCTTCGAACACCGCCTGGAGGCGTATGTGCCGGCCGCCAAGCGGGTGCACGGCTACTTCGTGATGCCGATCCTGGTGGGCGGGCGACTGGTCGGTCGGGTGGACCCGGCCCGGGAGGGACGCACCCTGGTGGCGCGGCGCATGTCCTTCGAGGCCGGCGCCGCGGTCGGCGAGCGGGTGCTGGCCGGCGCGGCCGACGCGCTGCGCGCGGCCGCCGGATGGGTGGGGTGCGACGACGTGCGGATCGAGGCGCTGGACCACGAGAGCACCCGGGCGCGGCTGACCGCGCTGCTCGCGGGCTGA
- the mtrA gene encoding MtrAB system response regulator MtrA, with protein sequence MKGRVLIVDDDTALSEMLGIVLRGEGFEPSFVADGDKALQAFRDVKPDLVLLDLMLPGRDGIDVCRQIRAESGVPIVMLTAKSDTVDVVVGLESGADDYVIKPFKPKELVARVRARLRRAEEPTPEQLVIGDLVIDVAGHAVKRDGQNIALTPLEFDLLVALARKPWQVFTREVLLEQVWGYRHAADTRLVNVHVQRLRSKIERDPERPETVVTVRGVGYKAGPA encoded by the coding sequence ATGAAGGGACGCGTCCTCATCGTTGACGACGACACCGCACTGTCCGAGATGCTCGGCATCGTGCTGCGTGGCGAAGGGTTCGAGCCGTCGTTCGTGGCGGACGGCGACAAGGCACTCCAGGCATTCCGGGACGTCAAACCGGACCTGGTGCTGCTCGACCTGATGCTGCCCGGCCGCGACGGCATCGACGTCTGCCGCCAGATCCGTGCCGAGTCCGGCGTGCCGATCGTGATGCTCACCGCCAAGAGCGACACGGTCGACGTCGTGGTCGGCCTGGAGTCCGGAGCAGACGACTATGTGATCAAACCGTTCAAGCCCAAGGAGCTTGTCGCTCGTGTGCGGGCCCGCCTGCGCAGAGCCGAGGAACCCACCCCGGAGCAACTGGTGATCGGCGATCTGGTGATCGACGTGGCCGGCCATGCCGTGAAGCGGGACGGGCAGAACATCGCGCTGACCCCGCTGGAGTTCGACCTCCTTGTCGCACTCGCCCGCAAGCCCTGGCAGGTGTTCACCCGCGAGGTACTGCTCGAACAGGTCTGGGGATACCGACACGCGGCCGACACCCGCCTGGTGAACGTCCATGTCCAGCGGCTGCGCTCGAAGATCGAGCGTGACCCCGAGCGTCCGGAGACGGTGGTCACGGTGCGCGGGGTCGGCTACAAGGCGGGACCGGCCTGA
- the mtrB gene encoding MtrAB system histidine kinase MtrB — protein MSTAQRSPSPSAWSLALRRVRGGVGRVMALWNRSIQFRVVATTLVLSVAVTVLLGVVVVGQVRNGLLDAKVASARSQAQGGFADARTQADEIATSPGRHVQVPTGMPAGTPATGNRVNTGDWLNALVKQLSSGGQGVYDVAATSQDTVDSPPGSGRSPRASGDVVPDASVPAELRREVGLKHGVALLQYTQIVREGQHGEGPAETTREAGLVVGAQLEDPDGGSYQLYYFFSFGPEEKTLGLVRSTLATAGVFLVLLLVAIAALVTRWVVTPVRMAARIAERLAAGRLEERMRVVGADDLARLGSSFNKMASNLQNQIRQLEELSRVQRRFVSDVSHELRTPLTTVRMAADVLHEAREDFDPATRRSAELLQNQLDRFEALLSDLLEISRFDAGAAVLDAEPVDLRDLVRRVVEGAEPLAERRGSRLVVRVPDKPCVAEVDPRRIDRVLRNLVVNAIEHGEGHDVVVTVAAGEDSVAVAVRDYGVGLKPGESSLVFARFWRADPARARTTGGTGLGLSIALEDAHLHGGWLQAWGEPGGGSQFRLSLPKTAGGELVRSPLPLEPEDSRANRGLGPAGSPYRRGVRTAGSAGGSR, from the coding sequence GTGAGCACCGCACAGCGGTCGCCCTCCCCGTCGGCCTGGTCCCTCGCCCTGCGTCGTGTGCGCGGCGGCGTGGGCCGTGTCATGGCGCTGTGGAACAGGTCGATCCAGTTCCGCGTCGTGGCCACCACCCTCGTGCTGTCCGTCGCCGTCACGGTGCTGCTCGGGGTGGTGGTGGTCGGCCAGGTCCGCAACGGCCTGCTCGACGCGAAGGTGGCCTCCGCCCGGTCCCAGGCCCAGGGCGGCTTCGCCGATGCCCGTACGCAGGCCGACGAGATCGCCACCAGCCCCGGCCGGCACGTCCAGGTGCCCACCGGCATGCCCGCCGGCACACCGGCAACCGGCAACCGGGTGAACACCGGCGACTGGCTCAACGCGCTGGTCAAGCAGCTCTCCAGTGGCGGCCAGGGGGTGTACGACGTGGCCGCGACCAGTCAGGACACGGTGGACAGCCCACCCGGGTCCGGCCGCAGCCCCCGCGCGTCCGGCGACGTGGTCCCCGACGCCAGCGTGCCGGCCGAACTGCGCCGCGAGGTCGGCCTCAAACACGGGGTGGCGCTGCTCCAGTACACCCAGATCGTGCGCGAGGGCCAGCACGGCGAGGGCCCGGCGGAGACCACCCGCGAGGCGGGCCTGGTGGTCGGCGCCCAGTTGGAGGACCCCGACGGCGGGTCGTACCAGCTGTACTACTTCTTCTCCTTCGGTCCCGAGGAGAAGACCCTGGGCCTGGTGCGCAGCACGCTGGCCACCGCCGGGGTCTTCCTCGTGCTGCTCCTGGTGGCGATCGCGGCGCTGGTGACCCGGTGGGTGGTCACCCCGGTGCGGATGGCGGCCCGGATCGCCGAGCGGTTGGCGGCGGGCCGACTGGAGGAGCGGATGCGGGTGGTCGGCGCGGACGACCTGGCCCGGCTGGGCTCGTCGTTCAACAAGATGGCGTCCAACCTGCAGAACCAGATCAGACAGCTGGAGGAGTTGTCCCGGGTGCAGCGCCGGTTCGTCTCCGACGTCTCGCACGAACTGCGCACCCCGCTGACCACCGTGCGGATGGCCGCCGACGTGCTGCACGAGGCGCGCGAGGACTTCGACCCGGCCACCCGGCGCTCGGCCGAACTGCTGCAGAACCAGCTGGACCGGTTCGAGGCCCTGCTGTCGGACCTGTTGGAGATCAGCCGGTTCGACGCGGGCGCGGCGGTGCTCGACGCCGAGCCGGTGGACCTGCGCGACCTGGTGCGGCGGGTGGTCGAGGGCGCCGAACCGCTGGCCGAGCGGCGCGGCAGCCGGCTCGTGGTGCGCGTGCCGGACAAGCCGTGCGTGGCCGAGGTCGATCCCCGGCGGATCGACCGGGTGCTGCGCAACCTGGTGGTCAACGCGATCGAGCACGGCGAGGGGCACGACGTGGTGGTCACCGTCGCCGCCGGCGAGGACTCGGTCGCGGTGGCCGTGCGCGACTACGGCGTGGGCCTCAAGCCCGGCGAGTCCTCGCTGGTGTTCGCCCGGTTCTGGCGGGCGGATCCGGCCAGGGCGCGGACCACCGGCGGTACCGGCCTGGGCCTGTCCATCGCGCTCGAGGACGCGCATCTGCACGGCGGCTGGCTCCAGGCCTGGGGCGAGCCGGGCGGCGGCTCGCAGTTCCGGCTGAGCCTGCCCAAGACCGCGGGCGGCGAGCTGGTGCGGTCCCCGCTGCCGTTGGAGCCCGAGGACTCGCGGGCCAATCGGGGCCTGGGTCCGGCGGGCTCGCCGTATCGGCGCGGCGTACGTACGGCCGGTTCCGCGGGAGGCAGTCGATGA